The region TCCCCGCCGTTATTCGTATAATAAGTACCGCCGTACCCGGACGCCCATCCGTGCCGTTCGTCAAAAAAAGAAATAAACTCCGGGTAAAAAAGCGGGGCCGGCCTTTGGTCTACCCATGAGCGGCCGCCGTCCTCGGTCTTCATAAAGAAACTCCGCTCCCAAGTCGGCGGGGTACCGCTGCGGAACTGGCCGCCTATCCAGCCCGTCTCCGGCGTAACGAAGTAAATGTCGGTAACGCGGTATTCCTCATATTCCCCCGGCGTTTTGGTAAAAGCGTGAGTTTCCCACGTAACGCCGCCGTTAGTGGTCTTAACCAACACGCCCCTAATACCGGCCACGAAACCGGTCCCGCCGTCCAGCCAAAAGGAGCAAACGTTCCGGTCCACGCCCACCGGAGATATCGTGTCCCAGGTAGCGCCGTGGTCGCGGCTCCGTTTTATAGGATCCATGGTAGAATCCGCGTACATTGCCCCCGTAGCGTCAGGGTAATGCAACCGGGACAACCAGCCGCACTGAAAACCGAATAACGACCCGTCCAGGTTCTGTAACGCGAAAAAATTCCGTAAGTAATCCCTGGCGCAGTCGAAACCGGGCGAATCGTTATGCCTGGTCTTGAAATTTTGTAATTTAAGGATATACCCCGCGTACTCCTCCGCCGTGATCGAGTTTATCGCCGCTTCGATACGGCGGTCCTTCTTCGTCGGCGGCGCCTCGGCGTCAACGCGCCAATCGACCGGCGTCACCGGCGCGAGTTTTATTAATTCGATGCGGTGCTCGACGGCGCGCAACGCGCCCGGGCCCAGGCCGCGCTCGAGGCCCACTAATATCTCATTTTCCGAAAGGCGAACCGACGTCCCCAGGTGCGCGAACGCCTCGGCCTTTACGTTGACCCATTCCGGCGCCCAGACGATATAGTAATCCTTGGCCTGGGCGTCGCGGTCGAGGACGCGGTACGGCGCCGCGCGGCCTACCGCCGCGCTCGAGCCGTTGTACAAATATCCGCCGGCGCAAGCGCCCAAATAATAAAATCCCGCCGCCTCGTCGGGCCGGACTTCCTTGTCCGAAATTACGACGAGGTCAGCGGGCAACGCGTTCGCCGCCGCGGCGAAGCTAACGGCGGCGACGGCCGTTACTATTATATTTTTCATGACATCCTCTCCCCTCTCGTACAATTCTATCGCAACGAACCGCGCCGCGTCAAGACGAAAAAAAGCCGGCCCGGGCAAGGGAAATTTCCACGAGCCGAGCCGGCGGTGTTAAGTGAGGCCGAGAGGCGAAGTAGCCTCTCTATTTTATTTTTGGCTCTCCCCCTCGTCCTCAACTATTTCGTAATCGGCGTCCACTACGTCGCCCTCGGGGGCCGCCTCGCCGCCTGGCGGCGGTTGGGCGCCGGCGCCGCCCGGGGGCGGCTGCTGAGCGCCCGCGCCGGCCTGCTGGTATAGGCGCGTGGACATCTCGTTAAGCGCCGCCTCCAACCCCTCGGTCGCGGACCGTATCTCGCCCGCGTCGCCCTTCTCGCGGGCGTCCTTGAGGCGTCGGATGGCGCCGTCTATTTTATTCTTCTCCTCCGCGGTGACCTTGTCGCCGAGCTCCTTGAGCAGCTTCTCGGACTGGTAGACGGCGGAGTCGGCGCGGTTCTTTATTTCGGCCTCCTCGCGCATCTTCTTGTCCTCCGCCTCGTGGTCCTTGGCTTCGGTGACCATGCCGTCGATCTCGTCGTCGGATAGGCCGCTGGAGGCGGTGATGGTAATGCGCTGCTCCTTGCCGGTAGCCATGTCCTTGGCCGAGACGTTCAGAATGCCGTTGGCGTCGATGTCGAAGGTTACCTCGATTTGGGGGACGCCGCGCGACGCGGGCGGAAGACCCTCCAGGTGGAAGCGGCCTATGGTCCGGTTGTAGGCGGCCATCTCGCGTTCGCCCTGCAGGACGTGAATTTCGACCGTGGTCTGGTTGTCGTCGGCGGTGGTGAATATCTGGCTCTTGCGGGTGGGGATGGTCGTGTTGCGCTCGATGAGCCTGGTGGTCACGCCGCCCAGCGTCTCGATGCCGAGCGAGAGGGGCGTAACGTCGAGCAGGAGGATGTCCTTGACTTCGCCGGTCAGGATGGCGGCCTGAATGGCGGCGCCGACGGCCACCACCTCGTCGGGGTTCACCGACTTGTTGGGTTCCTTGCCGAACAGCTGCCGTACCTTGTTCTGTACCGCGGGCATGCGCGTCTGGCCGCCGACCAGGATGACCTCGTCGACTTCGCCCGGCGCAAGGCCCGCGTCCTTGAGGGCCTGCTGGCACGGCCCGACGGTCCTCTCCACCAGGTCGCTCACCAGTTCCTCGAGCTTGGCGCGGGTGAGCACCTTCTCGAGGTGTTTGGGGCCGGTGGCGTCCGCGGTGACGTACATCAAGTTAATGGGGGTTTCGGTGAGGGAGGAGAGGTCGCACTTGGCCTTCTCCGCGGCCTCCTTGAGCCGCTGCAGCGCCATCTTATCCTGGCGCAAGTCGATGCCGGTGTCGTTCTTGAACTCGCCGGCGAGCCAGTTGATAATGCGCTCGTCGAAGTCGTCGCCGCCGAGGTGGGTATCGCCGTTGGTGGCCAGGACCTGGAAGACGCCCTCCTCGCCGATTTCGAGGATGGAGATGTCGAAGGTGCCGCCGCCGAGGTCGAAGACGGCGATTTTCTCGTTGGCCTTTTTATCCAGGCCGTAGGCGAGGGCCGCCGCGGTGGGCTCGTTGATGATGCGCTCCACCTCCAGCCCCGCTATCTTGCCGGCGTCCTTGGTGGCCTGGCGCTGGGAGTCGTTGAAGTAGGCCGGCACCGTAACCACGGCCTTGTTGATGCGTTCGCCCAGGTAGTCCTCCGCCGTCTCCCGCATCTTCTGGAGGACCATGGCGCTTATTTCCGGCGGCGAGTACTGCTTGTCGCCTATCTGGACGCGGCAATCGCCGTTGGCCACCTCGACCACTTTAAAGGAAATGGTTTTAATCTCCTCGGGGACTTCCGAGAAGCGACGCCCCATAAAGCGCTTGATGGAGTAGACGGTATTCTCGGGGTTGGCTATGGCCTGCCGCTTGGCGACGCCGCCCACGGCCCTCTTGCCGTCCTTCAGGAACGCCACCACCGAGGGGGTGGTACGCGAGCCTTCGGCGTTGGGAATGACGACCGGCTCGCCGCCCTCCATCACGGCCACGCACGAGTTGGTGGTCCCCAAATCGATACCGATTATTTTGGCCATTGTATCTCCTCAGCGCAGTATGTGGCTTCGACTACGGAAGCTTCGAGCCGCGACGGCGCGTGCACGTTATTGCGGCGGCGTGCCCTCGATACCGGTAGGCGCGTTCTCCTCCCGGATTTCGTCACGCGCGGCCTCGCCCGCCACCTTATTGTCGATGAACCGGGCCCACTCCGGGAAGCGCTGGCTCAAGAGGTCGTAGTTCCCCAGGCCCCGGGCGCGCAGGCACATATCGCGCAGCTCGCCGGGGCGGTTCAGCTCGATGAGGGCTTTAATCGCCATCACGTACGCCGCGAAGTCCCGCGGGTAGACGTCGAGGTACTTTTTGAATCGGTCCGCGGCCTCTTCGAACTTCATCTTCTCGTAGGCTTCCACGCCGCCGACGAAGTTGGGGTCGCTGTGGTCCTCGGCCGGGGGCGAGGCGATGGGCGGTTCCACCGTCCGCCGCGTTTCGGGGACGGTATCGGGGTCAACGCCGCGCGCCTTCAGGCGCTCCCGCACCAGGGGGTGTTGGCGGTTGGGGATTATGACGAATACCTCGCCCTTGATGGAGGCCGGGTCCGGCCGGCGCTCCGTCAGGAAGACGCCGTCCGTAATGATGCGGTGCACCAGCTCGCGGAAATTAACCTGGGGATTCTCGCGGCTCAGGATGTCGATAAGCAACTTGTAGCCGACGTAATCGAGCCGCTGCTCCATGTCGAGGCCCAGGTCCACGATGCGCTCGGAGATGGCCGTCTCGTTGGCGCTCGCCAGGTCGTCCATCGAGATGAACTGGTCGGCCTGCGTGCGGAGGAAGTCGGAGGTGTTGCGCTCGAAGCCCATAACGATTACGCGCTTGCCGTTCTGCTGGGCCCGCTTGACGATCTCGGTGAAGTCGCCGTCGCCGGTGACGAGGGCGTACTTCTGAATGTTTTGGTTGGTATAGATCAATTGGGCTACGTCCCACGCGATGTAGATATCGGCGTTGTTCTGCAGGACGGCGCACCGTTGTCCCGTTTTCACGTCGGTCTTGTCGACTTGCTTGGAGCTAATATTTACGGTTTCAACCCGCCATTTACTCAATTGGGCCAAACCTTCGACGAAATTGCTCCAGGGCGCGTATGCCCTCTCCAGTATTATCTTCCCGAACGGCTTAACTTTACCGTGGATACCTTCCACTACTACTTCCAGGTCCATCGGCACGCCGTACAATCTCTCGAGTGTAATGAACACGTACTCGTAATCGATAAAAATGCCGATGCCGTCGTCGTTTATCTCGTTCACCATAAACTCCTTCTTTTAAAATTCGACTAAATAGAAAAGCCAAAGAACAATTGCCGAATCGATTTCACGTTAACTTTACAGTCGTATCATTAATTTGCGCGTTGGCGCCCGCCGAACGCCGCCGCGCGGCACGCCGCGTCTTTCCGGGCGGCGTTAATCGCCCTCGATGGCGATTTCCTTCGGCTTAACCTCCTCGCTCTTGGGAAGGACGATGGAAAGGACGCCGTCCTTGAAAGAAGCCTTAACTTTGTCCGCCTGCACCACCGTCGGCAGTTCCAAAGAACGGACGAAACTGCCGTACACGCGCTCGATGCGGTGGTAGTTCTCCTCCGACGTCTCTTTCTCCATTTTCTTCTCGCCGCGTACGGTCAGCACGTTGTTGGTCACCGATATCTTGATATCTTCCTTCTTCACGCCCGGCACCTCGACCTTGACGCTGACGGCGTCCTCGGTCTCGGCGACGTCCACCGCCGGGATCCACATAGCGCCTTCGGCGCCCGTCTCGGCGCGGCGCGTCATCAGGTCGTCAAAGATGCGGTTAACCTCTTGCTGGATCCCTACCAAATCCCTGAACGGGCTCCACCTCACGATCGCCATATTCTTCTCCCCTCCTTTCTCTTCCGCGCCCGGCTCCCCCCGGCCGTCGGCGGCCGCCGTCGAGAGCCGTATGGCACGGTATCCTTGGGGTAAATCCTTAGTTAAAATTTCCCGTACGATCTTTTCCAAACGCTCCAGGTCCCACGGCTTCTTTACGAAGGCGTAGGCCCCGTGTTCCATAGCCGAAATAATATCCGACGACGACGCCAGGCCGCTCATCATAATGACCGCCAGCGACGGCCGGAGCTCCTTGGCGATCTTGAGCAAAGACAGGCCGTCGAGCAGCGGCAACTGGAGGTCCAAAAACGCCAAATCGGCGTCCGCGGCCTTGACCAGGTCCAGGCCCTTTACGCCGTCCGCCGCCTGCTCCGCGTCGACCGCCTCTTGCGCCAGAAACGCACACAACGCGCTCCTGACCGCGACGTCGTCGTCAACTACCAATGCCAAAGGGTTAGTCATGATAAAACGCCGTACGTATTATTCCGTTTTTTATTAAAGCAAAATATATGCCACGTTGCTAAAGACGCCATTATAACATTTAATTCCCGAAATCGATACCGAAATCGCCCCGCCGACGCCGCAGCCGGCCTAAAAAACGCCGGGAACCGTTCTTTCGGTAAAGCGGATAATACGCCATAATGACGCAGGAATTTTAACGGGCCGTATTTTTGGCGTATAAAGCCGACGCCTAAGCGCCGCCCCCCTCCTCGACGTCGACGTCGTGGTGGTGTTTTATAATCTTGGCCGTCATTAAATAGACTACCATCTCGCCTATGTTCGTGGAGTGGTCGGCGATGCGCTCCAGCGCCCGGGCGATGGTCAAGAGGTGGACGCAGCCGGCCACCTCGTCGGGGTGCTTTTCGGCGTACGCTATGATGTCGCGGTATATCTTACGCTCGAGCTCGTCGGCCTCGTCGTCCCGTTCGCACACCCGGCGCGCCCACGCCGGGTCCCGCTTTACGAACGCACGGACGGCGTCGTGCACCATGGAAGCCGAGACGTGGGCCAGGGCCGGGAGGTCGAACAGCGTGTCCGACTTCTTCTTCAATTCGTGAAGGCCCAACGCGTCCTGGCAGATGTCTATCGAGATGTCGTCGATGCGCTCGAGGTCGCGGATGATGTTGATGGCGGTGATGATCATGCGGAGGTCCACCGCCACCGGCTGGTGGAGCGCAATAAGCGCCAGGCACCGCTCCTCGATGGCGACCTCCAGGCCGTCCACGCGGCCGCGCTCGTCGATAACCTTCTGCGCCTGCTCGGCGTTGTCGGTCAACACGCTCTCGACGGCGTCGTCGAATATTTCGAGCACCAGGCTGCTCATGCCGAGCAGCATGTCGTTGACCTCGGCCAGCTCCTCGTGGAAGTGTTTCTCCGGCGTCATAACGTTACCTTCGGGTTTTCGCCATCACAGGACGCGCTCCGGCTTAGCCGAAGCGGCCCGTAATGTAATCCTCCGTAAGCTCGTTATCGGGCCGCGTGAACATCCTCTCCGTCTCGTTGACCTCCACCAGCCGGCCGTCGAGCAAGAACGCGCACCGGCCCGAGATCCGCGCGGCCTGCTGCATATTGTGCGTTACGATTATAATAGTATAGTTTTTCTTAAGTTCAATTATTAAATCCTCGATCTTCTGCGTGGACGTCGGGTCGAGGGAGGCCGCCGGCTCGTCCATAAGGATGACTTCCGGTTGGACCGCGAGGCAGCGGGCGATGCACAGGCGCTGCTGCTGGCCGCCGGAAAGGCGCAGCGCGGAAGTCCGCAAGCGGTCGCGGACCTCCGGCCAGAGGGCGGCGCGCTTGAGCGATTCCTCCACCGCCGCCTCGAGCTCCGCCCTCCTCGTCACGCCGAACAGCCGCGGCCCGTACGCGACGTTGTCGAAGATGGACATCGGGAAGGGGTTCGGCTTCTGGAAGACCATGCCGACGCGGCGCCGGAGCGACACCAGGTCCACCCCCGGCGCGTAGATATCCTCGCCCTCCAGGAATATTTTACCGTCGACCCGGACGTTGGCCTCCAGCTCCGCGATGCGGTTTACGGATTTGATCAGCGTGGACTTGCCGCACCCCGAGGGGCCGATAATCGCCGTAACGGAGCGGGGCGCGACGGCGAGGCCGACGTCGTACAGCGCCTGGTAATCGCCGTACCAGAACGAGAACGCATCGTACCGCACCACCTCCCCTACCATACCCGTTTTCTCCTAAGTTTGGCGCGGTAAAGTATTCCCACAAGGTTGAAGGCGAAAACCAGCACCAAGAGGACCAGCGCCGTCGCGAACGCGATCGGCATCGACTTCGTGATGTCCGAGGCCTGCGTCGCCATCGCGAAGATGTGGTAGGACAGCTCCATAAACTGCTCTTGGGGATGGTCCGGCAAGCGCGGGAGGTAGAACGCGGCGCCGGTGAAGAGGATGGGCGCCGTCTCGCCGGCCACCCGGCCTATCGATAAAATGGTCCCGGTTATTATGCCCGGGACGGCCTGCGGCAGCGTCACGCGCGAAATGGTCTGCCAGCGCGTCGCGCCCAGCGCCGCCGAGCCCAGCCGGTAATCGCGCGGCACGGCCTTCAACGCTTCCTCCGTCGAGACGATGACGATGGGCAATACGACGACGGCGAGCGTGAGCGACGCCGCCAGAATCGACGCCCCGATCTTGAGGAAGACGACGAAGAACGCGAGGCCAAAGAGGCCGAAGACGATGGAGGGGACGCCGGCGAGGTTGTTCACCGCCGCCCGTATCACGCGCGCCCGCTTCCCCCACCCGATGAACTCGTTCACGTATACCGCGGCGGCGACGCCCAACGGGACCGCCAACGCCGACGTCAACGTCAAGAGCGCCACCGTACCGTAGATGCACGTCGACACGCCGCCGGCGAGCATCCCGTGGCGCGGCGGCTGCGTGATGAACGTCAAACTCAATACCGGCAGCGCGCGCACGACGATGTAGGCGACGATGCCGCCGAAGACCGCGACCACCAGGTACGTGAGGCCGCGGAAAACCTGCTTCATCACGGCGTTCGCTATCTTCCGCCCCGCCGTTAAGCCGGGTTTGACGGCCGCTCTTGTCGCGCCGGCCATCCGCCTATCCCCTGAACCTTCGCGCGAAACGGTCCATAACCACCTGCGAGGTTAGGTTTACGACGAAAGTTATCGAAAACAAGACCACGCCCAACGCGAAGAGGACGTGGTAGTGCTCGCCGCCGAAGACGGCGTCGCCCATCTCGATGGCGACGGTCGCCGTTATGGTGCGCACCGACGAGAGCGGGTTCACCGTGAAGGCCGCCATGTTGCCCGTCGCCAGCAGCACCGCCATCGTCTCGCCCAGCGTCCGCGCCACCGACAACAGAATCGCGGCCGTAACGCCCGAGGCCGCCGCGGGGACCACCGTCCGCCGTATCGTCTCCCACCTCGTCGCGCCCAGCGCGAAGGCCGCCACCCGGTACGACCTCGGCACGCTGTACAGCGCGTCCTCGGCCAGCGAGGCGAGCATGGGCGTCAGCATTACGGCCAACACCAGGCCGCCGTTGACGGCGTTCAGGCGGAACGGCGTCCCCGTTATCCGCGGGATAACGTCGCCCAGGACGACCATGCCGAGCAGGCCGTAAACGACGGAGGGAACGGCCGACAGAAGCTCGACGATCGGCTTTACTATCTCCCGCTCGCGGCCTCCCGCCACTTCCGAGAGGTATATGGCCGTCCCCAGCCCCAGCGGGAGCGCGATGACCGTCGCGACGGCGGTGACCATAACGGTCCCGGTCGCCAGCGGGATTATGCCGTACTTCGGGACCTCCGCCGCCGGCTGCCAGACCGTCTTCAAAAATTCGCCCACCGGGACCGCCCGGAACGCGGCCACCCCTTCCTTGAAGATGAAAAGGAATATGAAAGCAATAATTACGATCGCGGAATACCCGGCGCCCGTAATTACGACGTTGACGAAACCTTCCCGCGTCTTTTGGGGAATCAGGCGCGCGGCGACGCGGCTCGCGAGCTGGCCGCCGAGCGCCGCCAGGCCGCCCCAGAAAAGGAGCCAACCTATCACGCCCGCGACGGCGAACGACAGCAAAACCATCGCCGCCGGGAGGGCGTATTTCAAATAACTCGTCCAGCTTCGGCCCATAATAGAAACTCGAAACGAAAACGGCTCGCCGGGCGGGCAGCCGGGGCGCCCCGGCACCAACGCGGAGTTTAGGAATATTACGTCATTTTCCCCCGGCTATGTACCGTAAACACGCGCCGCGGGGATTACTCCACCGCCGCCCGGCTTTCGCCAAGCCTGGCCTCGGGGAGACGAACGTACTCCACCTCTTCGACCAAGGCCTGACCCTCGTCCGAGAGCGCGAACGCGAGGAACGCCCGGGTCACGCCCTCGGGCTTGCCGTCAATATAACAGAAGAGGTAGCGGCTGATGGGGTATTCCATCGAGCCCACGGCCTCGTAGGTCGGCTTGACGGCCCCAGAGGCGTCGTCTTTTTTAATCGCCAATATCTTCACGTCGTCGCGTTTCGCCGCGTAGCCGTAGCCGACGTACGCAATACCGTTCGCGTCCCGGGCGACGGAGTCGCAGAGAAGGGCGTTGCCCTGCATCTCCTGGATGTCGGCCCGGTAGTCGTCTTTATCAAGGACTTGCCTCTTGACGAAGTCGTAGGTGCCGGAAGTGGACTGGCGGCCGTAGCACATTATCTTGCCGGCGCCGCCGAACGCGCTCCA is a window of bacterium DNA encoding:
- the dnaK gene encoding molecular chaperone DnaK, translating into MAKIIGIDLGTTNSCVAVMEGGEPVVIPNAEGSRTTPSVVAFLKDGKRAVGGVAKRQAIANPENTVYSIKRFMGRRFSEVPEEIKTISFKVVEVANGDCRVQIGDKQYSPPEISAMVLQKMRETAEDYLGERINKAVVTVPAYFNDSQRQATKDAGKIAGLEVERIINEPTAAALAYGLDKKANEKIAVFDLGGGTFDISILEIGEEGVFQVLATNGDTHLGGDDFDERIINWLAGEFKNDTGIDLRQDKMALQRLKEAAEKAKCDLSSLTETPINLMYVTADATGPKHLEKVLTRAKLEELVSDLVERTVGPCQQALKDAGLAPGEVDEVILVGGQTRMPAVQNKVRQLFGKEPNKSVNPDEVVAVGAAIQAAILTGEVKDILLLDVTPLSLGIETLGGVTTRLIERNTTIPTRKSQIFTTADDNQTTVEIHVLQGEREMAAYNRTIGRFHLEGLPPASRGVPQIEVTFDIDANGILNVSAKDMATGKEQRITITASSGLSDDEIDGMVTEAKDHEAEDKKMREEAEIKNRADSAVYQSEKLLKELGDKVTAEEKNKIDGAIRRLKDAREKGDAGEIRSATEGLEAALNEMSTRLYQQAGAGAQQPPPGGAGAQPPPGGEAAPEGDVVDADYEIVEDEGESQK
- a CDS encoding NYN domain-containing protein; the encoded protein is MVNEINDDGIGIFIDYEYVFITLERLYGVPMDLEVVVEGIHGKVKPFGKIILERAYAPWSNFVEGLAQLSKWRVETVNISSKQVDKTDVKTGQRCAVLQNNADIYIAWDVAQLIYTNQNIQKYALVTGDGDFTEIVKRAQQNGKRVIVMGFERNTSDFLRTQADQFISMDDLASANETAISERIVDLGLDMEQRLDYVGYKLLIDILSRENPQVNFRELVHRIITDGVFLTERRPDPASIKGEVFVIIPNRQHPLVRERLKARGVDPDTVPETRRTVEPPIASPPAEDHSDPNFVGGVEAYEKMKFEEAADRFKKYLDVYPRDFAAYVMAIKALIELNRPGELRDMCLRARGLGNYDLLSQRFPEWARFIDNKVAGEAARDEIREENAPTGIEGTPPQ
- a CDS encoding Hsp20 family protein, which gives rise to MTNPLALVVDDDVAVRSALCAFLAQEAVDAEQAADGVKGLDLVKAADADLAFLDLQLPLLDGLSLLKIAKELRPSLAVIMMSGLASSSDIISAMEHGAYAFVKKPWDLERLEKIVREILTKDLPQGYRAIRLSTAAADGRGEPGAEEKGGEKNMAIVRWSPFRDLVGIQQEVNRIFDDLMTRRAETGAEGAMWIPAVDVAETEDAVSVKVEVPGVKKEDIKISVTNNVLTVRGEKKMEKETSEENYHRIERVYGSFVRSLELPTVVQADKVKASFKDGVLSIVLPKSEEVKPKEIAIEGD
- the phoU gene encoding phosphate signaling complex protein PhoU, translated to MTPEKHFHEELAEVNDMLLGMSSLVLEIFDDAVESVLTDNAEQAQKVIDERGRVDGLEVAIEERCLALIALHQPVAVDLRMIITAINIIRDLERIDDISIDICQDALGLHELKKKSDTLFDLPALAHVSASMVHDAVRAFVKRDPAWARRVCERDDEADELERKIYRDIIAYAEKHPDEVAGCVHLLTIARALERIADHSTNIGEMVVYLMTAKIIKHHHDVDVEEGGGA
- the pstB gene encoding phosphate ABC transporter ATP-binding protein PstB; its protein translation is MVGEVVRYDAFSFWYGDYQALYDVGLAVAPRSVTAIIGPSGCGKSTLIKSVNRIAELEANVRVDGKIFLEGEDIYAPGVDLVSLRRRVGMVFQKPNPFPMSIFDNVAYGPRLFGVTRRAELEAAVEESLKRAALWPEVRDRLRTSALRLSGGQQQRLCIARCLAVQPEVILMDEPAASLDPTSTQKIEDLIIELKKNYTIIIVTHNMQQAARISGRCAFLLDGRLVEVNETERMFTRPDNELTEDYITGRFG
- the pstA gene encoding phosphate ABC transporter permease PstA, encoding MAGATRAAVKPGLTAGRKIANAVMKQVFRGLTYLVVAVFGGIVAYIVVRALPVLSLTFITQPPRHGMLAGGVSTCIYGTVALLTLTSALAVPLGVAAAVYVNEFIGWGKRARVIRAAVNNLAGVPSIVFGLFGLAFFVVFLKIGASILAASLTLAVVVLPIVIVSTEEALKAVPRDYRLGSAALGATRWQTISRVTLPQAVPGIITGTILSIGRVAGETAPILFTGAAFYLPRLPDHPQEQFMELSYHIFAMATQASDITKSMPIAFATALVLLVLVFAFNLVGILYRAKLRRKRVW
- the pstC gene encoding phosphate ABC transporter permease subunit PstC, whose translation is MGRSWTSYLKYALPAAMVLLSFAVAGVIGWLLFWGGLAALGGQLASRVAARLIPQKTREGFVNVVITGAGYSAIVIIAFIFLFIFKEGVAAFRAVPVGEFLKTVWQPAAEVPKYGIIPLATGTVMVTAVATVIALPLGLGTAIYLSEVAGGREREIVKPIVELLSAVPSVVYGLLGMVVLGDVIPRITGTPFRLNAVNGGLVLAVMLTPMLASLAEDALYSVPRSYRVAAFALGATRWETIRRTVVPAAASGVTAAILLSVARTLGETMAVLLATGNMAAFTVNPLSSVRTITATVAIEMGDAVFGGEHYHVLFALGVVLFSITFVVNLTSQVVMDRFARRFRG
- a CDS encoding PstS family phosphate ABC transporter substrate-binding protein translates to MRRLRYILAASLAAALALSFGACKKAEEAGTGEGLSGKIQVKGSDTLLMVSQRWAEAFMDQNPDAVVQVTGGGSGVGIKALIEGTTDVANASRPIKDEEREEARAKGVEVNEVAVAVDGICFIVNAANPLTELTVGQLGDIYRGKAKDWSAFGGAGKIMCYGRQSTSGTYDFVKRQVLDKDDYRADIQEMQGNALLCDSVARDANGIAYVGYGYAAKRDDVKILAIKKDDASGAVKPTYEAVGSMEYPISRYLFCYIDGKPEGVTRAFLAFALSDEGQALVEEVEYVRLPEARLGESRAAVE